One genomic segment of Eikenella corrodens includes these proteins:
- a CDS encoding acetyl-CoA carboxylase carboxyltransferase subunit alpha produces MKQIFLDFEQPIAELVQKIEELRFVQNDSVLDISEEIERLQKKSNELTKNIFAKLTPAQIMQVSRHPQRPYTLDYIEALCTDFEELHGDRHYADDYAIVGGLAKFEGQSVVVIGHQKGRDTKAKIRRNFGMPRPEGYRKALRLMKMAEKFGLPVLTFIDTPGAYPGIGAEERGQSEAIGRNLYELTRLRVPVICTVIGEGGSGGALAIAVGDAVNMLQYATYSVISPEGCASILWKTAEKAADAAQALGITAKRLKSLELIDQIIAEPLGGAHRDYETVMNNVRKTIRQQLADLEHQPVEQLLAKRFDRIMAYGKFTNK; encoded by the coding sequence ATGAAACAGATTTTTCTCGATTTCGAACAACCCATTGCCGAACTGGTGCAGAAAATAGAAGAGCTGCGCTTCGTGCAAAACGACTCGGTATTGGATATTTCCGAAGAAATCGAACGCCTTCAAAAGAAAAGCAACGAGCTCACCAAAAACATTTTTGCCAAGCTCACTCCCGCGCAGATTATGCAGGTTTCGCGCCATCCGCAGCGCCCCTACACCCTCGACTACATCGAAGCACTGTGTACCGATTTTGAAGAACTGCACGGTGACCGCCACTATGCCGACGACTATGCTATCGTGGGCGGGCTGGCCAAGTTTGAAGGCCAGAGCGTGGTGGTTATCGGCCATCAAAAAGGTCGTGATACCAAGGCTAAAATCCGTCGCAATTTCGGCATGCCCCGCCCAGAAGGCTACCGCAAAGCCCTGCGCCTGATGAAGATGGCGGAAAAATTCGGCCTGCCCGTGCTGACCTTTATCGACACCCCCGGTGCCTATCCCGGCATCGGTGCCGAAGAGCGCGGCCAATCCGAAGCCATCGGCCGCAATCTGTATGAACTCACCCGCCTGCGCGTACCCGTTATCTGCACCGTCATCGGCGAAGGCGGCTCCGGCGGCGCGCTGGCTATTGCCGTGGGCGATGCCGTGAACATGCTGCAATACGCCACCTATTCCGTGATTTCGCCCGAAGGCTGCGCTTCCATTTTGTGGAAAACCGCCGAAAAGGCCGCCGATGCCGCGCAAGCCCTAGGCATCACTGCCAAGCGACTGAAGAGCCTCGAGCTGATCGACCAAATCATCGCCGAGCCCTTGGGCGGTGCCCACCGCGATTACGAAACTGTGATGAACAACGTGCGCAAAACCATCCGCCAGCAACTGGCCGATTTGGAACACCAGCCGGTGGAGCAGCTGCTGGCCAAACGCTTCGACCGCATCATGGCCTATGGAAAATTCACCAACAAATAA
- the tilS gene encoding tRNA lysidine(34) synthetase TilS: MENSPTNNPLRQYLAQQWPAPNAGRFAVEVGFSGGLDSVVLLHLLCSLRNELPLELSAVHVHHGLDAPADQWAEFCHELCAQWQVPLRIERVQVEFGRLGLEAAARAKRYRCFAQSHADAVALAHHADDQAETLLLAALRGGGLRALSAMPALRALNERISLWRPLLAVSRTELLAYAQEHKLTWVEDSSNADTTLLRNWLRREALPPWQERVPHLTRQLLATVGRLQHDLALLEDYGQAEHNSLYDAAGRFQVASWRQLPPLRQTHQLHLFARNHRLGSPRADSVRQFAATLANPAVRQAQWPLPHSRAILYAGCLFPIPAEWIPGKLLVQPVWQPAAHGLPENLIQPNSGIWRTPQPGDTLPLPHGRKKISRLLQEKKVPPFMRALWPMWVHEQHGCLAASNLQTHYHLSVPNGWQAQAEELNQFILSIQTT, translated from the coding sequence ATGGAAAATTCACCAACAAATAACCCCCTGCGGCAATACCTTGCCCAACAATGGCCGGCGCCAAACGCCGGCCGTTTTGCCGTGGAAGTCGGTTTCAGCGGCGGGCTCGATTCCGTGGTTTTGCTGCACCTGTTATGCAGCCTGCGCAACGAATTGCCGCTGGAATTGAGCGCGGTGCACGTCCACCACGGCCTCGACGCCCCTGCCGACCAATGGGCGGAATTCTGCCACGAGCTGTGCGCCCAATGGCAAGTGCCGCTGCGTATAGAACGCGTGCAGGTAGAATTTGGCCGCTTAGGGCTGGAGGCCGCCGCCCGCGCCAAACGCTATCGCTGCTTCGCCCAAAGCCACGCTGATGCGGTCGCCCTTGCCCACCATGCCGATGACCAGGCCGAAACCCTGCTGCTGGCCGCCCTGCGCGGCGGCGGGCTGCGCGCACTTTCCGCCATGCCAGCCCTGCGGGCGCTGAATGAGCGCATCAGTCTGTGGCGCCCCCTCCTCGCTGTTTCCCGCACCGAGCTGCTCGCCTACGCCCAAGAACACAAGCTGACATGGGTGGAAGACAGCAGCAACGCCGACACTACCCTGCTGCGCAACTGGCTGCGCCGCGAAGCCCTGCCCCCGTGGCAAGAGCGCGTGCCGCATCTCACCCGCCAACTGCTCGCCACCGTCGGCCGCCTACAGCACGACTTGGCACTATTGGAAGACTACGGCCAAGCCGAACACAACAGCCTGTATGACGCCGCCGGCCGTTTTCAGGTAGCCTCTTGGCGGCAGCTTCCCCCCTTGCGGCAAACCCACCAGCTGCACCTGTTCGCCCGCAACCACCGCCTCGGCAGCCCCCGTGCCGACAGCGTGCGCCAATTCGCCGCCACCCTCGCTAATCCCGCCGTGCGGCAAGCCCAATGGCCGCTGCCGCACAGCCGCGCCATCCTCTACGCCGGCTGTCTGTTTCCCATTCCTGCCGAGTGGATCCCCGGCAAACTGCTTGTCCAACCCGTGTGGCAACCTGCCGCCCACGGGCTACCTGAAAACCTGATTCAACCCAACAGCGGTATCTGGCGCACCCCGCAACCCGGCGACACCCTACCCCTGCCGCACGGCCGCAAAAAAATCAGCCGCCTGCTACAGGAAAAAAAAGTGCCCCCCTTCATGCGCGCCCTATGGCCGATGTGGGTGCACGAACAACATGGCTGCCTCGCCGCCTCCAACCTGCAAACCCATTACCACCTCTCCGTGCCAAACGGCTGGCAGGCGCAGGCAGAAGAATTGAACCAGTTCATTTTGTCGATTCAGACAACCTGA